The Micromonospora sp. NBC_00421 genome contains a region encoding:
- a CDS encoding ABC transporter substrate-binding protein translates to MTRSWTHWARAAAVGAVSLTMIAACSGKSTTDSGGKGGQVTLKINFWGDFGLQDLKTRYEADHPNVKIQLNSGEYNAQHEDLQKKLVAGNGAADIAAVDEGFMVQFRSQSDKFVNLLDKGANSYESKYLPWKWKQSLSADGKSQIGLGTDVGGLAMCYRTDLFKAAGLPTERDQVSALWPTWDKFIEVGQEYTGKTRKKFLDSGTNLFNPILGQQPVGFYTDQEQLQMEQGPKVAFDYTIKAIGAGLSANLTSFQADWDKGFTAGSFAVLACPAWMLGHIKDTAPGTQGKWDIAAVPGGGGNWGGSFLTIPKQSRHVDEAYQLLEWLVQPEQQIEIFKKVGNLPSQPALYADPAIAEFRNPFFNDAPVGQIFPKMAQGLTPQYLGKKNGPTRVAVENVITRVQNRTLKPDAAWAEAVKEAEKAGTS, encoded by the coding sequence ATGACACGGTCCTGGACCCACTGGGCCCGCGCGGCGGCGGTCGGTGCCGTCAGCCTGACGATGATCGCCGCGTGCAGCGGCAAGAGCACCACCGACTCGGGCGGCAAGGGCGGCCAGGTCACCCTCAAGATCAATTTTTGGGGCGACTTCGGTCTCCAGGACCTCAAGACCCGCTACGAGGCCGACCACCCCAACGTCAAGATCCAGCTCAACTCGGGCGAGTACAACGCCCAGCACGAGGATCTCCAGAAGAAGCTGGTCGCCGGCAACGGCGCGGCGGACATCGCCGCCGTCGACGAGGGCTTCATGGTCCAGTTCCGCAGCCAGTCCGACAAGTTCGTCAACCTGCTCGACAAGGGCGCCAACTCCTACGAGAGCAAGTACCTGCCCTGGAAGTGGAAGCAGTCGCTGTCGGCCGACGGCAAGAGCCAGATCGGCCTCGGCACCGACGTCGGTGGCCTGGCCATGTGCTACCGCACCGACCTGTTCAAGGCCGCCGGGCTGCCCACCGAGCGGGACCAGGTCTCCGCGCTCTGGCCCACCTGGGACAAGTTCATCGAGGTCGGTCAGGAGTACACCGGCAAGACCAGGAAGAAGTTCCTCGACTCCGGCACCAATTTGTTCAACCCGATCCTCGGCCAGCAACCGGTCGGCTTCTACACCGACCAGGAACAGCTCCAGATGGAGCAGGGCCCGAAGGTCGCCTTCGACTACACGATCAAGGCGATCGGGGCCGGGCTCTCGGCCAACCTGACCAGCTTCCAGGCCGACTGGGACAAGGGCTTCACCGCCGGCTCGTTCGCCGTGCTCGCCTGCCCGGCGTGGATGCTCGGCCACATCAAGGACACCGCACCCGGCACCCAGGGCAAGTGGGACATCGCCGCGGTGCCCGGTGGCGGCGGCAACTGGGGCGGCTCGTTCCTCACCATCCCCAAGCAGAGCAGGCACGTCGACGAGGCGTACCAGCTGCTGGAGTGGCTGGTCCAGCCGGAGCAGCAGATCGAGATCTTCAAAAAGGTCGGCAACCTGCCCTCACAGCCGGCGCTCTACGCCGACCCGGCGATCGCCGAGTTCAGGAACCCGTTCTTCAACGACGCGCCGGTCGGGCAGATCTTCCCGAAGATGGCGCAGGGGCTGACCCCGCAGTACCTGGGCAAGAAGAACGGCCCGACCCGGGTCGCCGTGGAGAACGTGATCACCCGGGTGCAGAACAGGACCCTGAAGCCGGACGCCGCCTGGGCGGAGGCGGTCAAGGAGGCCGAGAAGGCCGGCACGTCCTGA
- a CDS encoding carbohydrate ABC transporter permease: MTVVAPPRPTGPTRRRHRPALPGRAPQDTPAGLGTYLLLSLTFLFAAFPLYWMFVIATSDDEALAKLPPAVVPGNRFLANLEEVFSLQDVYFAASLINSFIVSTVVTASVLFFCSLAGFAFAKLRFRGSNMLMLLVVLTLTVPNQLGIVALYIVMGKLGWNGTLLAVIAPGLVTAFGVFYMRQFIVNSVPDELIESARVDGATTMRIYRSIVLPAIRPALAVLGLLTFVATWNDFQWPLITLSGTDYPTSMVAISDLASGNYVIYRRVLAGAFIATVPLLVMLFVGGRQIVRGIMEGAVKS, encoded by the coding sequence ATGACCGTCGTCGCCCCGCCACGGCCCACCGGACCGACCCGCCGACGGCACCGGCCCGCCCTTCCGGGCCGCGCGCCGCAGGACACCCCGGCCGGCCTCGGCACGTACCTGCTGCTGTCGTTGACCTTTCTGTTCGCCGCCTTCCCGCTCTACTGGATGTTCGTCATCGCCACCAGCGACGACGAGGCGCTGGCCAAGCTGCCACCGGCGGTGGTGCCTGGTAACCGGTTCCTGGCCAACCTGGAGGAGGTCTTCTCCCTCCAGGACGTCTACTTCGCCGCCTCCCTGATCAACAGCTTCATCGTGTCGACAGTGGTGACCGCCTCGGTGCTCTTCTTCTGCTCGCTGGCCGGGTTCGCCTTCGCCAAGCTGCGGTTCCGGGGCAGCAACATGCTGATGCTCCTCGTGGTGCTCACCCTCACCGTTCCCAACCAGCTCGGCATCGTCGCGCTCTACATCGTGATGGGAAAGCTCGGCTGGAACGGCACCCTGCTGGCGGTGATCGCGCCCGGCCTGGTCACCGCGTTCGGGGTGTTCTACATGCGACAGTTCATCGTCAACAGCGTGCCCGACGAGCTGATCGAGTCGGCCCGGGTCGACGGGGCGACCACCATGCGGATCTACCGCAGCATCGTGCTGCCGGCGATCCGTCCGGCCCTGGCCGTGCTGGGCCTGCTCACCTTCGTGGCCACCTGGAACGACTTCCAGTGGCCGCTGATCACGCTCAGCGGCACCGACTACCCGACCTCGATGGTGGCCATCTCCGATCTGGCGAGCGGTAACTACGTCATCTACCGTCGGGTGCTCGCGGGGGCGTTCATCGCCACGGTGCCGTTGCTGGTGATGCTCTTCGTCGGCGGCCGGCAGATCGTCCGGGGAATCATGGAAGGCGCGGTGAAGTCGTGA
- a CDS encoding carbohydrate ABC transporter permease, which produces MSTTRAASPSSHRNGPEHDPSGAGDRSLDWRNRLYRFDMRYLPYLMVAPFFLLFGVFGLFPLLFNGVVALRNYRLDDPTLPYWAGVANFSRLAGDEDFWNALYNTFGIFLLSSVPQLLLALVVASLLNRRLRAQTWWRVGVLLPYVTPIVASTMVFSAFFSRSFGMANWLLAEVGIGGTGDAAIDWRADKPHAWIAIATMVNWKWIGYNALLYLAAMQSIPRDVYEAAAIDGAGPWRQLWRITVPMIQPVIVFTVVLSTIGGLQLFTEPMLFDLNAQAATGGPNGEWQTIAQLIYKVGWKDLNLGYAAAMSWALFLIILLVTGLNTLLTNRLSGGHR; this is translated from the coding sequence GTGTCCACCACCCGTGCCGCGTCGCCGTCGAGTCACCGCAACGGGCCGGAGCACGATCCCTCCGGGGCCGGTGACCGGTCGCTCGACTGGCGCAACCGGCTGTACCGCTTCGACATGCGTTACCTGCCCTACCTGATGGTCGCGCCGTTCTTCCTGCTCTTCGGCGTCTTCGGGCTCTTCCCACTGCTGTTCAACGGGGTCGTCGCGCTACGCAACTACCGGCTCGACGACCCGACCCTGCCGTACTGGGCGGGTGTCGCGAACTTCAGCCGGCTCGCCGGCGACGAGGACTTCTGGAACGCGCTCTACAACACCTTCGGCATCTTCCTGCTCTCCTCGGTGCCGCAACTGCTGCTGGCGCTGGTGGTCGCCTCGCTGCTCAACCGCAGGCTGCGGGCGCAGACCTGGTGGCGGGTCGGGGTGCTGCTGCCGTACGTCACCCCGATCGTCGCCTCGACGATGGTGTTCAGCGCGTTCTTCTCCCGCAGTTTCGGGATGGCCAACTGGTTGCTCGCCGAGGTGGGCATCGGCGGGACCGGGGACGCCGCGATCGACTGGCGGGCCGACAAGCCGCACGCCTGGATCGCCATCGCCACCATGGTCAACTGGAAGTGGATCGGCTACAACGCCCTGCTCTACCTGGCCGCCATGCAGTCCATCCCACGCGACGTCTACGAGGCGGCGGCGATCGACGGGGCCGGCCCGTGGCGGCAGCTCTGGCGGATCACCGTGCCGATGATCCAGCCGGTCATCGTCTTCACCGTGGTGCTCTCCACCATCGGCGGGCTGCAACTGTTCACCGAGCCGATGCTGTTCGACCTGAACGCGCAGGCCGCCACCGGCGGGCCGAACGGCGAGTGGCAGACCATCGCCCAGCTCATCTACAAGGTCGGCTGGAAGGACCTCAACCTCGGCTACGCCGCCGCGATGTCCTGGGCGCTGTTCCTGATCATCCTGCTGGTCACCGGCCTCAACACCCTGCTCACCAACCGCCTGTCGGGAGGTCATCGGTGA
- a CDS encoding glycoside hydrolase family 2 protein, translated as MSEQVLHEGWRLRAVSGPQVPDAVAGRAVPATVPGCVHTDLLAAGLIDDPYLDDNETALAWIGRTDWEYATTFVHRPGDDDRVDLVCAGLDTVATITLNGVEVGRTANMHRSYRFDVRSALRPGENTLAVRFDSAYRYAEEQRDRLGDRPNAYPEPFQFVRKMACNFGWDWGPTVVTAGIWQQIGLHAWSTARLGTVRPLVTVIDGAGRVELQVEVERAADVPLTVRAEVAGVVGETTVPAGRRTAALTLTVADPELWWPRGYGAQPLHPLTVTLATADGHTLDTWSHRIGFRSVRLDTTPDAHGTPFTLHVNDVPVLVRGANWIPDDAFPTRITRDRLARRFTQAADANVNLLRVWGGGRYESADFYSLADERGLLVQQDFLFACAAYPEEEPFGTEVEAEAREQVTRLAGHPSLVLWTGNNENIWGWHDWEWQERLAGRTWGRGFYLDLLPRVVDELDPTRPYWPGSPWSGTEAIHPNDPAHGTTHIWDVWNTDDYTKYREYVPRFVAEFGYQAPPAYATLRRALSDEPLAHDSPGMTHHQKAADGDAKLQRGLDAHLPAPADFDDWHYLTQLNQARAIQLGVEHFRSHRDVCSGTIVWQLNDCWPVTSWAAVDGDGRRKPLWYALRRAYADRLLTVQPRDGGLALVAVNETGTPWRAPVTVTRSTLHGEPRAKTSYRLDVPAYAAVTLPLPADLAVAEEERRELLVAEAGDSAERALWFFAEDRDAHWPAARYEATVEEVEGGQRVRVTAQTVLRDLTLFPDRLDPAAEVDAALVTVLPGESVTFTVTGGAPLDPAELTSRPVLRCVNDLVDG; from the coding sequence GTGAGCGAGCAGGTGTTGCACGAGGGTTGGCGGTTGCGCGCGGTGTCCGGTCCGCAGGTGCCCGACGCCGTGGCCGGTCGGGCGGTGCCGGCAACCGTGCCGGGCTGCGTACACACCGACCTGCTCGCCGCCGGCCTGATCGACGACCCCTACCTCGACGACAACGAGACGGCGCTCGCCTGGATCGGCCGCACCGACTGGGAGTACGCGACCACGTTCGTCCACCGGCCCGGCGACGACGACCGGGTCGACCTGGTCTGCGCCGGGCTGGACACGGTCGCCACGATCACGCTCAACGGGGTCGAGGTCGGCCGCACCGCCAACATGCACCGGTCCTACCGCTTCGACGTGCGGTCGGCGCTGCGGCCGGGGGAGAACACCCTCGCCGTCCGGTTCGACTCGGCGTACCGCTATGCCGAGGAGCAGCGGGACCGGCTCGGCGACCGGCCCAACGCCTACCCGGAGCCGTTCCAGTTCGTCCGCAAGATGGCCTGCAACTTCGGCTGGGACTGGGGGCCGACGGTGGTGACCGCCGGGATCTGGCAGCAGATCGGGCTGCACGCCTGGTCCACTGCCCGGCTGGGCACCGTCCGTCCACTGGTGACGGTGATCGACGGCGCGGGGCGGGTGGAGCTGCAGGTCGAGGTCGAACGGGCGGCCGACGTGCCGTTGACCGTCCGGGCCGAGGTCGCCGGGGTGGTCGGCGAGACGACCGTCCCGGCCGGGCGGCGCACGGCCGCGCTGACCCTCACCGTCGCCGACCCCGAGCTGTGGTGGCCCCGGGGGTACGGCGCACAGCCGCTGCACCCGCTGACGGTGACCCTGGCGACGGCGGACGGTCACACCCTGGACACCTGGTCACACCGGATCGGGTTCCGCTCGGTACGCCTGGACACCACCCCCGACGCCCACGGCACCCCGTTCACCCTGCACGTCAACGACGTGCCGGTGCTGGTCCGGGGAGCGAACTGGATCCCCGACGACGCGTTCCCCACCCGGATCACCCGGGACCGGCTGGCCCGGCGGTTCACCCAGGCCGCCGACGCCAACGTCAACCTGCTCCGGGTCTGGGGCGGTGGCCGCTACGAGTCGGCCGACTTCTACTCCCTCGCCGACGAGCGGGGGCTGCTCGTCCAACAGGACTTCCTGTTCGCCTGCGCGGCCTACCCGGAGGAGGAGCCGTTCGGCACGGAGGTCGAGGCGGAGGCGCGGGAGCAGGTGACCCGGCTGGCCGGGCACCCGTCGTTGGTGCTCTGGACCGGTAACAACGAGAACATCTGGGGCTGGCACGACTGGGAGTGGCAGGAGCGGCTGGCCGGGCGCACCTGGGGACGGGGCTTCTATCTCGACCTGCTGCCCCGGGTGGTCGACGAGCTGGACCCGACCCGCCCGTACTGGCCGGGTAGCCCGTGGTCGGGCACCGAGGCGATCCACCCCAACGACCCGGCGCACGGCACCACGCACATCTGGGACGTCTGGAACACCGACGACTACACGAAGTACCGGGAGTACGTCCCCCGGTTCGTCGCCGAGTTCGGCTACCAGGCGCCCCCGGCGTACGCGACGCTGCGCCGGGCGCTCTCCGACGAGCCGCTGGCGCACGACTCACCGGGGATGACCCACCACCAGAAGGCCGCCGACGGGGACGCGAAGCTGCAACGCGGGCTCGACGCCCACCTGCCCGCCCCGGCCGACTTCGACGACTGGCACTACCTGACCCAGCTCAACCAGGCGCGGGCGATCCAACTGGGGGTGGAACACTTCCGCTCCCACCGGGACGTCTGCTCCGGCACCATCGTCTGGCAGCTCAACGACTGCTGGCCGGTCACCTCGTGGGCGGCCGTCGACGGCGACGGCCGCCGCAAACCCCTGTGGTACGCGCTGCGCCGGGCGTACGCCGACCGGCTGCTCACCGTCCAGCCCCGTGACGGCGGGCTGGCCCTGGTGGCGGTGAACGAGACGGGCACCCCGTGGCGGGCCCCGGTCACGGTGACCCGGTCCACCCTGCACGGCGAGCCGAGGGCGAAGACCTCGTACCGGCTCGACGTGCCGGCGTACGCGGCGGTGACGTTGCCGCTGCCGGCGGACCTGGCGGTGGCGGAGGAGGAACGCCGGGAACTGCTTGTCGCCGAGGCCGGTGACAGCGCGGAGCGGGCGCTGTGGTTCTTCGCCGAGGACCGGGACGCGCACTGGCCGGCGGCCCGCTACGAGGCGACGGTGGAGGAGGTCGAGGGTGGTCAGCGGGTCCGGGTCACCGCACAGACCGTGCTGCGCGACCTGACCCTCTTCCCGGACCGCCTCGACCCGGCCGCCGAGGTCGACGCGGCCCTTGTCACAGTGCTGCCGGGGGAGTCGGTCACGTTCACGGTGACCGGTGGTGCGCCGCTGGACCCGGCGGAGCTGACCAGCCGCCCGGTGCTGCGCTGCGTCAACGACCTGGTCGACGGCTGA